Proteins encoded together in one Candidatus Margulisiibacteriota bacterium window:
- a CDS encoding adenylate/guanylate cyclase domain-containing protein → YLITIAKGSLIGFIFSGFFMGFILILGNILYKNGIYLEKTALFFSVTASLMFGFFMNFLNIKKERTRVKGIFKQYVSPNIVDRFVSGEESLSERGKERNVSVLFADIVGFTSLCEKFPAEQVVEKLNDVLDVLTEEVFKFEGTLDKFMGDALMAVWGSPVEQKNHAELSVSCALSMLEAVKSLNARWGAEGKSALDIGISIGSGKAIAGNIGAQKHKDYTVIGDVVNIAARLQPLTREGYSIVIEEKTKELIEGKHPVNKIGDVVVKGKKQKVIAWSVAPKN, encoded by the coding sequence CTTATCTAATTACAATAGCAAAAGGTTCATTAATAGGGTTTATTTTTTCAGGTTTTTTTATGGGTTTTATTTTAATTTTAGGAAATATTTTATATAAAAACGGGATATATTTAGAGAAAACAGCTTTGTTCTTTTCGGTAACTGCCAGCTTGATGTTCGGGTTTTTTATGAATTTTTTAAATATTAAGAAAGAGAGAACAAGAGTAAAAGGAATTTTTAAGCAGTATGTTTCTCCTAATATTGTAGATAGATTCGTTTCAGGCGAAGAGAGCTTGTCAGAGCGAGGTAAGGAAAGAAATGTTAGTGTGCTTTTTGCTGATATTGTTGGGTTTACAAGTTTGTGTGAAAAATTTCCGGCCGAGCAAGTAGTGGAGAAGTTAAATGATGTTTTAGATGTATTAACCGAAGAAGTTTTTAAGTTTGAAGGTACTTTAGATAAGTTTATGGGTGATGCGCTAATGGCAGTTTGGGGTAGTCCAGTTGAACAGAAGAATCATGCTGAGCTATCAGTTAGCTGTGCCTTGTCGATGCTAGAAGCTGTTAAATCTTTAAACGCAAGGTGGGGAGCCGAAGGGAAGTCTGCCCTTGATATAGGCATTAGCATTGGTTCTGGTAAAGCTATCGCTGGAAATATTGGAGCACAGAAGCATAAGGACTATACTGTTATTGGTGATGTTGTTAATATCGCGGCTAGATTACAACCATTAACAAGAGAAGGTTATTCTATTGTTATAGAAGAGAAGACAAAAGAGCTTATAGAAGGAAAACATCCAGTAAATAAGATTGGCGACGTTGTTGTAAAGGGCAAAAAACAGAAAGTAATTGCTTGGTCAGTAGCTCCCAAAAACTAA
- the ablB gene encoding putative beta-lysine N-acetyltransferase, producing MDKIIEINNSIIQHGKSNNRVYIIKADKNNALSLINSVNSLANKNNYTKIFAKIPASLTSTFLKDGYQKEACISGYFNGKEDAVLLGKYFTEARSIITNKEDIKEIISIAKTKKTKKKIKLPSDYKLIKCSKKHAEEMADIYKTVFKTYPFPIHDPNYIKSTMDTHIMYFGTKINDKIVALSSAEIDKNAQSTEMTDFATLPNHLGNNLSLKLLRKMEEEMLNQNIITSYTIARADSFGMNITFAKNNYNFAGTLTNNTNISGNIESMNVWVKSLKQIT from the coding sequence ATGGATAAAATAATTGAAATAAACAACTCAATCATTCAACATGGAAAAAGTAACAATCGCGTTTATATTATCAAGGCAGATAAAAACAATGCACTATCCTTAATAAATTCTGTTAATTCTTTAGCAAACAAAAATAATTACACCAAAATATTTGCTAAAATACCAGCTTCTTTGACCTCGACCTTCTTAAAAGACGGATACCAAAAAGAAGCATGCATAAGTGGCTATTTTAATGGCAAGGAAGATGCTGTTTTGCTAGGAAAATACTTCACCGAAGCAAGATCAATTATAACGAATAAAGAAGATATAAAGGAAATTATTTCTATAGCAAAAACTAAAAAAACAAAGAAAAAAATCAAGCTCCCAAGTGACTATAAACTTATAAAATGTTCTAAAAAACATGCGGAAGAAATGGCCGATATTTATAAAACAGTTTTTAAAACTTACCCTTTCCCTATTCATGATCCAAACTATATTAAATCAACAATGGATACTCATATCATGTATTTTGGAACTAAAATTAATGACAAAATTGTAGCCCTCTCTTCTGCAGAAATAGACAAAAATGCACAAAGCACAGAAATGACAGATTTCGCGACACTTCCAAACCATTTAGGAAACAATCTATCTTTAAAGCTTTTAAGAAAAATGGAGGAAGAAATGTTAAACCAAAACATCATAACTTCTTACACTATAGCTAGGGCTGACTCTTTTGGCATGAATATAACTTTTGCTAAAAATAATTACAATTTTGCAGGAACACTAACAAATAATACTAATATCTCAGGAAATATAGAAAGCATGAATGTCTGGGTGAAATCCCTAAAACAAATTACTTAA
- the ablA gene encoding lysine 2,3-aminomutase, whose translation MIFNKKQQDLTKSIDTPADKTNWEDWTWQVKHTIKTLEKFEEITKINHSNKEKKLLQKTINKFPLSITPYYLSLIDPDNYQNDPIYLQSFPRPEELITCPYEMSDPLSEDKDSPAPFLTHRYPDRVLLHVSNLCSMYCRHCTRKRKVGDKNTIANFEELEEAFQYIEKTEKIRDVLLSGGDPLMLSDENLDRILNRIKKIPHVEIIRIGTRMPVVLPYRITDNLIKILKKYQPLYINTHFNHPREITTSSKKALALLADSGFVLGNQSVLLAGINDCPRIIKTLCHKLVQNRVRPYYLYQCDLSEGLTHFRTPVSKGIEILESLVGHTSGFARPVYVIDSPGGGGKIPVSPNYIISWSTNKVILRNYEGIITTYKEPDSYEAVFCDRDCDNCKLQLNLEEANKFSTIGIEKLLSNTDETISLIPNSNKRINKRKIKQSE comes from the coding sequence TTGATTTTTAACAAAAAACAACAAGACCTTACAAAATCCATAGATACCCCTGCAGACAAAACGAACTGGGAAGACTGGACATGGCAAGTTAAACATACAATAAAAACTCTAGAAAAATTCGAAGAAATAACTAAAATAAACCACTCCAATAAAGAAAAAAAACTACTACAAAAAACTATTAACAAATTTCCACTTAGCATTACGCCCTACTATTTATCGCTTATTGACCCTGATAATTACCAAAATGATCCTATTTATCTACAATCTTTCCCTAGACCAGAAGAATTGATTACTTGCCCATATGAAATGTCAGACCCATTATCAGAAGACAAAGACTCTCCTGCTCCTTTTCTAACACACAGATATCCGGACAGAGTACTCTTACATGTCAGCAATCTCTGCTCTATGTATTGCAGACACTGTACTAGAAAAAGGAAAGTAGGAGACAAGAACACTATCGCCAATTTTGAGGAACTTGAAGAGGCTTTTCAATATATTGAAAAAACAGAAAAAATAAGAGACGTGTTGTTATCTGGCGGAGATCCGTTAATGTTATCTGATGAAAATTTAGACAGAATTCTGAACAGAATTAAAAAAATACCTCATGTAGAAATAATAAGAATTGGAACAAGAATGCCAGTTGTTTTGCCTTATAGAATAACAGATAATTTAATAAAAATACTTAAAAAATATCAACCGTTATATATTAACACTCACTTCAACCACCCCAGAGAAATAACTACTTCTTCTAAAAAGGCCCTTGCTCTACTTGCAGACTCAGGGTTTGTTCTTGGCAATCAATCAGTGCTTCTCGCTGGAATTAATGACTGCCCTCGGATTATCAAAACTTTATGTCATAAATTAGTACAAAACCGAGTAAGGCCGTACTATCTTTACCAGTGTGATTTGTCGGAAGGACTAACGCATTTCAGAACACCTGTAAGCAAGGGAATCGAAATACTAGAAAGCTTAGTCGGTCACACTTCAGGGTTTGCAAGACCAGTTTACGTGATTGATTCTCCCGGTGGCGGTGGGAAAATCCCTGTTTCTCCAAACTATATTATTTCGTGGTCCACCAATAAAGTGATTTTAAGAAATTATGAAGGAATTATTACTACTTACAAAGAACCAGATTCTTATGAAGCTGTCTTTTGTGATAGAGATTGCGATAACTGCAAACTACAGTTAAATCTTGAAGAAGCAAATAAGTTTTCTACCATTGGAATTGAAAAACTTTTATCAAACACAGATGAAACAATCTCCCTTATCCCCAACTCCAATAAAAGAATAAATAAAAGGAAGATTAAACAATCTGAATAA
- the ilvD gene encoding dihydroxy-acid dehydratase, with the protein MKSEVLKKGAETLAHRALLMSAGVSASAFDENKPFIGVANSYNDIIPGHILLNDLTAEVKRGIRDAGGVPFEWGVPGVCDGIAMHVEMRLSLPSRDNIADNIEIMTLSHSLDGWVGVTNCDKITPGMLMAAGRVDIPAIMVTGGAMLSNHDEKGNKCHPIQGFELTGQVKSGKISLEEAEKKTRDCLACGAGSCVGLFTANTMACVTETLGMSLPMCASTTALDPEKIKIAYETGKRIVELVKKDIKPSQIMTTGAFENAVRVDMTMGGSTNAVLHIPAIARELGIDIPIDKFEEIARKTPNLCKMIPAGDHDMLDFHKAGGVPAILNRFKDAIIDGLTVSGKSVKAIAEAAKVLDDNVIRNFDKAYMAQGGIAVLKGNIATSSVVKQTAVEPEMMVHSGPAKVFSDEDDLLKALSTGKIQEGDVVLMVYMGPAGAPGMPEQLTPTDAIKGAGYKRVALITDGRFSGGTSGPCIGHVEMEAYNGGNIGAVRDGDIIDIDIPKRTLNVRLSDQEIKERLKTAKAPVRKITPFLQHYRDRFTDKNCYCKAIKNP; encoded by the coding sequence ATGAAATCTGAAGTATTAAAAAAAGGTGCTGAAACGTTAGCTCATAGAGCCTTACTTATGTCTGCAGGAGTTTCTGCTTCTGCCTTTGATGAAAATAAACCCTTTATTGGTGTCGCTAATTCATATAATGACATAATCCCAGGGCATATTCTTTTGAATGATTTAACAGCAGAAGTTAAGCGTGGTATTCGTGATGCTGGGGGTGTTCCTTTTGAATGGGGAGTTCCTGGTGTTTGTGACGGAATTGCTATGCACGTTGAGATGAGACTTTCCTTACCCTCTAGAGATAATATAGCTGATAACATTGAGATTATGACTTTGTCCCATTCCTTAGATGGATGGGTTGGTGTAACAAATTGTGACAAGATTACTCCTGGTATGTTAATGGCAGCTGGACGAGTTGATATTCCCGCTATTATGGTTACTGGTGGAGCAATGTTATCCAATCATGATGAGAAAGGTAATAAGTGTCATCCAATTCAGGGTTTTGAGCTAACTGGTCAGGTTAAATCTGGGAAGATTAGTTTAGAGGAAGCAGAAAAGAAAACAAGAGATTGTTTGGCCTGTGGAGCTGGTTCGTGTGTTGGTTTATTTACTGCTAATACTATGGCTTGTGTTACGGAAACTTTAGGTATGTCGTTACCGATGTGTGCTTCAACAACAGCTTTAGATCCAGAGAAAATAAAAATTGCTTATGAAACAGGTAAGCGTATTGTGGAGTTAGTGAAAAAGGATATAAAACCATCACAAATAATGACTACAGGAGCTTTTGAAAATGCTGTTCGTGTTGATATGACTATGGGTGGTTCTACAAACGCAGTTTTACATATTCCAGCAATAGCTAGAGAATTAGGAATTGATATTCCTATAGATAAATTTGAAGAAATTGCACGTAAGACGCCGAATTTATGTAAAATGATACCAGCTGGTGACCACGATATGCTTGATTTTCATAAAGCTGGTGGAGTGCCCGCAATTTTGAATAGATTTAAAGACGCAATAATCGATGGATTAACTGTTTCAGGAAAATCAGTGAAAGCCATAGCTGAAGCTGCTAAGGTGTTAGATGATAACGTTATTAGAAACTTTGATAAGGCTTATATGGCACAAGGTGGGATTGCAGTCTTGAAAGGGAATATTGCAACGTCATCTGTGGTTAAACAAACAGCAGTAGAGCCTGAAATGATGGTGCATTCTGGTCCAGCCAAGGTTTTTTCGGATGAAGATGATTTACTGAAAGCATTATCAACGGGCAAAATTCAAGAGGGAGACGTTGTTCTTATGGTCTATATGGGACCTGCCGGTGCTCCAGGAATGCCAGAACAGCTAACACCAACAGATGCCATTAAAGGTGCTGGTTACAAAAGAGTAGCGTTGATAACCGATGGAAGATTTTCTGGTGGCACTTCTGGTCCATGTATAGGTCATGTTGAAATGGAAGCTTATAATGGTGGGAATATTGGTGCAGTTAGGGATGGGGATATTATTGATATTGATATACCAAAGAGGACACTTAATGTAAGGCTTAGCGATCAAGAAATCAAAGAAAGATTAAAAACTGCTAAAGCTCCAGTTAGGAAGATAACTCCTTTTTTGCAACATTATAGAGACAGATTTACTGATAAGAATTGTTATTGTAAAGCAATAAAAAACCCTTAG
- a CDS encoding M23 family metallopeptidase: MGRIEFHSGLDIPGFVGAPVKATASGRIISAGWSGGYGQMIVVDHQNGFSTVYAHLDKFLVSPGNQVVKGQIIANCGSTGLSTGPHVHYEVRYRNKPINPMPFLDLNIFKLEALMARI, translated from the coding sequence TTGGGTAGGATAGAGTTTCATTCCGGTTTAGATATTCCAGGTTTTGTAGGTGCTCCTGTCAAAGCGACTGCTTCCGGAAGAATAATTAGTGCTGGTTGGTCAGGAGGGTATGGGCAGATGATTGTTGTTGATCACCAGAATGGATTTAGTACGGTTTACGCGCATCTGGATAAGTTTCTGGTTTCACCAGGAAACCAAGTTGTTAAAGGGCAGATTATTGCAAATTGTGGTTCGACAGGTCTTAGTACTGGTCCTCATGTGCATTATGAAGTTCGTTATAGAAATAAACCGATAAATCCTATGCCGTTTTTAGACTTAAATATTTTTAAGCTAGAAGCCTTAATGGCAAGAATATGA